Genomic segment of Clostridium sp. Marseille-P299:
GAAATCTCTAAAAATAATATTGTAACAAAAACTAAAGAAGTTTGTCTATTTATTCAGGATGGTATGATAAAAGAAATTACAGATACTGTACCAGAGGATGCACAAGATATCATTGATGCAAAAGGATATTTAGCTTTACCATCTTTGGCAGATAATCATATTCATTTGGATAAAGGGCATTTTGGTGGTAAATGGCATGCAGTTGTACCAATGCATAGTGTAGCAGAAAGAATTGTAGAAGAGCAGGGATTTTTAAGAGACTTTTTAGTAGACACACCGAAAAAAGCACAGGCATTAATTGATTTAATTACAGGTAGGGGAGCAACTTTTTTACGTGTACAAGTTAATGTGGATCCAGTCATTGGATTAGAAAATCTAGAGCTAATCAAAGAAGTTCTTGAAAAGAATAAAAATAAGTTAGATTATGAAATTGTAGTATTCCCACAACATGGAACAGTGATTACAGAAGAAATAGGTTTATTAAGTAAAGCCTTAGAAGATGAGGCCGTAACTGCAATCGGTGGAGTTGATCCAGCAACCATTGATGGTGATATTGAAAAGTCATTAAAAATTACATTTGATTTAGCAAAGAAATATAACAAAAATGTTGATGTACATTTACATGACGGTGGTACGTTAGGTATTTATGAAATAAATCACATCATTGATTATACAATCGCTTCAAATCTACAGGGAAAAGTACAAATAAGCCATGCATTTGCCTTAGGAGATATTAAAGGTGAGAATTTAATCCGTATTGCAAAACGATTAAAAGAAGCGGATATTGCTATAAATACAACTGTTCCATTAGGAATGACTGCATTATCAATTCCAGTGTTACAAAGTCAGGGAGTAAAGGTAAATGTTATTAATGATAATATCAATGACCACTGGAGTCCATTTGGATCTGGCGATTTAATTGAACGTGCCAGCCGTGCAGCAGAAGTATTTTCTTTAACTGATGAAGTTTCATTATCAAATGCTTTAGGGCTTGTAACAAATGGTGTGACTCCACTTGATAAAGAAGGAAATCAGGTATGGCCTAAGGTAGGAGATAAAGCAGACATCTTATTCACAAAGGCCGAATGCTCCGCCCACTTAGTTGGAAGAGTTTGTCCTGAAAGAGTTGTTTTATTTAAGGGTCAACTTGTTTCTGGAGAGTTTATATAAATTAGATATTTGGAAAATAAAGTTGTTATTTTGAATTTCTCCTTTATAATATAAGTAACAGTAGAATAAATTGAGGGAGGAATTTAATGGAGTTATCGAATGTTTTATTTGCATTTTTACTGACACTTTTTGCTGGTCTATCAACAGGAATCGGAAGTGCACTTTCACTACTAACAAAAAAGACCAGTACTAAGTTTTTATCCATTGCATTAGGATTTTCTGCGGGGGTAATGATTTATGTTTCATTTGTTGAGATATTTGTAAAAGCTAAGGATTCTCTAATCTCTGTTCTTGGTGTCAAGGGTGGAACGTGGGCAACTGTTGGAGGGTTTTTCTTTGGTATTTTAATTATAACTATTATTGATAAACTAATCCCTTCTTCAGAAAATCCTCATGAAGTACATTTGGTAGAAGAAATGGACGGGGAAAGTGAGGAACATAAATCAAACTTAATGCGAATGGGAGTATTTACAGCATTGGCAATAGCAATCCATAATTTTCCCGAAGGTTTAGCCACATTCACTGCAGCTATAAGTGATCCAAGTCTTGGTATTCCTATAGCAGCAGCGATAGCCATACACAATATTCCAGAAGGTATAGCAGTTGCGGTCCCAATATTTTATGCGACTGGAAGCAGAAAAAAAGCATTTAAATTATCTTTTTTATCAGGACTGTCTGAACCTCTAGGTGCAATAATTGGATATTTATTACTATATAGATTCTTTAACGATGCTGTGTTCGGTTTTATCTTTGCTTCTGTAGCAGGGATTATGGTATATATTAGCCTTGATGAACTCCTTCCTTCTGCAAGAGAATATGGAGAACATCATTTATCGATTTACGGTTTAATTGCCGGTATGGCTGTAATGGCGTTAAGTCTTTTATTGTTTGTTTAATTATGCTATTGTTTAAAATAGTAGAATATTTCATATAGTAGAACCATAATAAGCAGTAGAAGATTAGCTATTTAATAGAAGAAATGAAAACATTCAGGTGAATTTGAGAGCACTGAAAAATAGAAAGTTTTTCAGTGCCCTTGATCATTCCTGGATGTTTTTTTGTGTTACAGTAAAAAATGCTTTGTTAATGCATTATATATTTTTATTTTAACCTTATATTCATACGCGTATGTGAAAGGTATATTGTATTGCAAAATAGAATAATGTTGAAAAAAGTCGAATCCAGTGGTAATATATTTAAATATTTATAATGTAAAAAAGGGGACACATTCACCAAAACATTGGAAAGTTTATAAAAATTTCAACTTAATTTAAGCTACCTTTAGGTAGCGTGGGGGGATAAAATGAATATATTTCAGAAAATGTCTGTAAAGGCAAAATTATTATCTAGTTTTTTATTTTGTGTGATCCTATTGATGCTTGTAGGGTTTCTCGGAGCGTTTGGTATGAAGACGTTAAATGATAATGCAAAAGAGATCTTTCATTATGATTTCAAAAGCGTAACATATCTTCATAAGATTGAAGAAAAACTACTATACATTAGAGCTGAGATAGACAATGCGGTACTTTATGAAGAAAAGGAAAAAACAATAACTTCTATAGAAAATATCGATTCTTTCGAT
This window contains:
- a CDS encoding amidohydrolase, yielding MSWIKNVLLEVGREEISKNNIVTKTKEVCLFIQDGMIKEITDTVPEDAQDIIDAKGYLALPSLADNHIHLDKGHFGGKWHAVVPMHSVAERIVEEQGFLRDFLVDTPKKAQALIDLITGRGATFLRVQVNVDPVIGLENLELIKEVLEKNKNKLDYEIVVFPQHGTVITEEIGLLSKALEDEAVTAIGGVDPATIDGDIEKSLKITFDLAKKYNKNVDVHLHDGGTLGIYEINHIIDYTIASNLQGKVQISHAFALGDIKGENLIRIAKRLKEADIAINTTVPLGMTALSIPVLQSQGVKVNVINDNINDHWSPFGSGDLIERASRAAEVFSLTDEVSLSNALGLVTNGVTPLDKEGNQVWPKVGDKADILFTKAECSAHLVGRVCPERVVLFKGQLVSGEFI
- the zupT gene encoding zinc transporter ZupT yields the protein MELSNVLFAFLLTLFAGLSTGIGSALSLLTKKTSTKFLSIALGFSAGVMIYVSFVEIFVKAKDSLISVLGVKGGTWATVGGFFFGILIITIIDKLIPSSENPHEVHLVEEMDGESEEHKSNLMRMGVFTALAIAIHNFPEGLATFTAAISDPSLGIPIAAAIAIHNIPEGIAVAVPIFYATGSRKKAFKLSFLSGLSEPLGAIIGYLLLYRFFNDAVFGFIFASVAGIMVYISLDELLPSAREYGEHHLSIYGLIAGMAVMALSLLLFV